In Elephas maximus indicus isolate mEleMax1 chromosome 5, mEleMax1 primary haplotype, whole genome shotgun sequence, the sequence GTAGATAAAGGGCCTGCGGCTCAGAATGGGGTTAAGTGGTTTGTCCAAGGTCAGACAGGGAAAGCGGCCACACAGAAGTGAAGCCCAGGTCTCTTCTCGCCAGTCTCTCAGCAGCAAGCAAGACAGGTGCTCACTTTTTCAATCTTGCTACCGTCTGGTTGGGAACTGTCAGTGTCCTCTGGGGCCAGAGAGGTAACTTGACCATGCTCACCCAGCTATTAAGGAACCCAGCCAGTAGGGTGCCAGTCCCGCTGCTCTCGCTGCCCATGTGCGGTGCGGTTTCTATGCAGAGCTGTCCTCTTTGGGGGATGCGGTCCCTCTTTGTATAGTGCAGAATTACAGGTGAAATGGTTCTGCAAGTTTTCAGCTGCCTGTCTTCCATCTTCCCTTCATCGCGTGAAAACAAATGTCCTTCATGCCTGCTTAGCTCTGGTCTCGTGCAGAAGTGACTGTAATTAGGAAGCCATAGAAACCCAGGGCAGAAAAGGGCAGCCTGTGCAGGAAGTCAGCAAGCTGGCAGCTGTGAGCCACCCTGTGTAGTTGGTGTGGGACAGACGCAGCTGAATTTGCTCTCCCCGCTCTTACAGGCATCCAGGGCTTCTGCAAGGACCTGCTGGAGGTGGCAGACATTCTGGAGAAGGCCACGCAGAGCATCCCGAAGGAGGAGGTCAGCGAAGACAACCCTCACCTCAAGAGCCTCTACGAGGGCCTGGTCATGACTGAGCTGCAGATCCAGAAGGTGTTCACGAAACACGGCTTACTCAAGCTGAACCCTGTTGGGGCCAAGTTCAACCCCTATGAGCATGAGGCCTTGTTCCACACGCCGGTGGAGGGCAAGGAGCCCGGCACGGTGGCGCTGGTCAGCAAGGTGGGCTACAAGCTGCACGGGCGCACGCTGCGGCCCGCCCTGGTTGGCGTGGTTAAGGACGCGTAGCTGCCGCTTAAGGTGGTCTGTCACTTGATGTAACTCTTGAAAGGCTGGCCCGTCTGTCCTCATCTACAAATACTTTTGGCCCTTTCCCACACCTTGTTGGGAAGCTTAGGTAACCGGTGGCTAAAGAGAAAACCAAGCCGGCTGCAAAATTGAGCTGTCAGACAGATTCCAACTTAGAGGTCTGTCCGCTGACTTTTGGCACACAGCTCCTAGACCCACGTACTTAAAGAGGGCCTGCGGGACACTACGGGGCGGGAGAGTATCACGAATCACGCTGTATCTGCTCAAACTGATGTTGTAAAGCTACTTTAAATGAATAAAGCATCTTCGGGAACCCTCATCTGGCTGCCTGGACATGCCGTCTCTGTGTCTCACTCTCTCGCGCGAGTTGTTGGGATGCTTGGCCCGCTACATCCCACTCAGTTAAGGGGACAGGCGAGAGCTGAAACGTTTTTCTTGCTAAAGACATTTTTATACTCCTTGTGAGGAATGCATGCGAGTGTGTGTGTAACTGGTGACTACCTGGCTGCTGAAGATGACTGGCTCAAGGCCTCTTTCTGGGGGTCTGACATAAACATTCACACTTATTAGCGCTTCTTGCCACCTTCACTTTGCCAGTAATTGAATTTGACCAAATCGATTCTTTCTGCCCTGTTTTTGTTCATCTAAGCatagaaatgttttaatttctattcAGATAGTTGCTAACCAACTCGAGTTACATCCCCTAGTAAGAAGGACTTTGTCAGAATGAGGGTCATATGCTTGGCAGACTTGAAATGTTGATGTTTCCATTTAAGGGTGGATTA encodes:
- the GRPEL1 gene encoding grpE protein homolog 1, mitochondrial isoform X2; its protein translation is MAGRCVGLARCAFPALARSLGPVPRSLCTATKQKNDGQNLEEDSGPNEQKADPPSPEKVLLEEKAKLEEQLKETVEKYKRALADTENLRQRSQKLVEEAKLYGIQGFCKDLLEVADILEKATQSIPKEEVSEDNPHLKSLYEGLVMTELQIQKVFTKHGLLKLNPVGAKFNPYEHEALFHTPVEGKEPGTVALVSKVGYKLHGRTLRPALVGVVKDA